A genomic region of Clarias gariepinus isolate MV-2021 ecotype Netherlands chromosome 23, CGAR_prim_01v2, whole genome shotgun sequence contains the following coding sequences:
- the LOC128511474 gene encoding transcription factor HES-5-like, with the protein MAPSYMTSADYSKLSNKEKHKLRKPVVEKMRRDRINNCIEQLKVMLEKEFHQQDPNTKLEKADILEMTVVFLKQQLQSQITAPQKAHCDGYTRCWRETVNFLSANSKLDVTLQHLNRCQEAQREQKDLPLSPRSSQIHQAPVKHEISANRAVWRPW; encoded by the exons ATGGCTCCTTCCTACATGACTTCTGCTGACTACTCAAAGCTTTCCAACAAGGAAAAACATAAA CTAAGAAAACCAGTGGTGGAAAAAATGCGCCGTGACCGCATCAACAACTGCATCGAGCAGCTTAAAGTGATGCTGGAGAAAGAATTCCACCAACAAGACCCCAACACCAAGCTGGAGAAAGCTGACATTCTGGAAATGACTGTCGTCTTCCTGAAGCAGCAGCTGCAAAGCCAGATCACAGCGCCTCAGAAAGCTCACTGTGACGGTTACACGCGGTGCTGGAGGGAGACCGTAAACTTCCTGTCTGCCAACTCCAAACTTGACGTGACACTTCAGCATCTCAACCGCTGTCAAGAAGCCCAGAGAGAACAGAAAGATCTCCCACTGTCTCCACGGTCCTCCCAGATCCACCAGGCTCCGGTTAAGCACGAGATCAGCGCAAATAGAGCTGTGTGGAGACCTTGGTAG
- the aldh4a1 gene encoding delta-1-pyrroline-5-carboxylate dehydrogenase, mitochondrial yields MLLLRVRSALCQSWRGFKTFPCAAVEVKNEPILAFKEGSKERAELVKELKELKGKTEEIPCVIGNEQIWTKDIRYQLSPFNHAHKVAKFCYADKELLNKAILASVAARREWDLKPVADRAQIFFKAADIISGPKRAEVLAKTIIGQGKTVVQAEIDAAAELIDFFRFNAKHAVELQQQQPLDSEGSTNTMLYRGLEGFVAAVAPFNFTAIGGNLAGTPAVMGNVVLWKPSDTAMSASYAVYKILRESGLPPNIIQFVPADGPVFGDTVTSSKHLAGINFTGSVPTFKRLWKQVAQNLDIYRNFPRVAGECGGKNFHFVHKSADIGSVVTGTIRSAFEYGGQKCSACSRMYVPDSLWPQIKQELLAVHKQIKVGDPVEDFGTFFSAVIDDKSFGRIKGWLEHAKSSPNLTVIAGGNCDDKKGYYVEPTIIETKDPQDKIMNEEIFGPVLTVYVYPENDYKKVLELIDNTSPYALTGAVFAQDKAVLDEAAKALRNAAGNYYVNDKSTGSVVAQQPFGGARASGTNDKPGGPHYVLRWTSPQVVKETHVPLRDWKYTYMG; encoded by the exons ATGCTGCTGCTGCGCGTGAGGTCTGCACTCTGTCAGTCATGGAGGGG GTTTAAGACCTTCCCTTGTGCAGCTGTGGAGGTTAAGAATGAACCCATCTTGGCATTCAAAGAGGGAAGCAAAGAAAGAGCAGAGCTTGTGAAG GAGCTAAAAGAGCTAAAAGGAAAGACAGAGGAGATTCCATGTGTGATCGGAAACGAACAGATATGGACCAAAGATATCAGATACCAGCTATCT CCCTTTAATCATGCACACAAAGTGGCCAAGTTCTGTTATGCTGATAAG GAGCTCCTAAACAAAGCCATCCTGGCATCTGTGGCAGCAAGGAGAGAATGGGACCTCAAACCAGTAGCAGACAGAGCACAAATCTTTTTCAAGGCTGCTGATATAATCAGTGGACCGAAGAGAGCAGAGGTTCTGGCTAAGACAATCATTGGCCAG ggtaagACCGTTGTGCAAGCTGAGATTGACGCAGCAGCCGAGCTCATTGACTTCTTTCGGTTCAATGCCAAGCACGCAGTAGAGCTACAACAGCAGCAGCCTCTGGACAGTGAGGGCAGCACCAACACCATGCTCTACCGTGGGCTTGAG ggCTTTGTAGCAGCTGTGGCTCCTTTCAATTTCACTGCCATTGGTGGAAACTTGGCTGGCACGCCAGCTGTTATG GGAAATGTGGTGCTGTGGAAACCCAGTGACACAGCTATGTCCGCCAGCTATGCGGTCTATAAGATTCTCCGTGAGTCAGGCTTGCCACCCAACATCATCCAGTTTGTTCCAGCCGATGGTCCAGTTTTTGGCGACACCGTCACTTCTTCTAAGCACTTGGCTGGAATCAACTTTACTGGAAGTGTCCC AACATTTAAGCGCTTGTGGAAACAAGTGGCGCAGAATCTGGATATCTACCGGAATTTTCCTCGTGTTGCTGGAG AGTGCGGTGGGAAGAACTTTCATTTCGTACACAAGTCAGCCGACATTGGCAGCGTGGTGACTGGCACCATTCGCTCAGCTTTTGAATATGGAGGGCAGAAATGCTCGGCCTGTTCCAGAATGTACGTCCCAGACTCGCTCTGGCCTCAGATTAAACAAGAACTCTTAGCGGTGCACAAACAGATTAAAGTGGGAGAT CCTGTCGAGGATTTTGGGACATTTTTCTCAGCTGTTATTGATGACAAG TCCTTTGGCCGGATCAAAGGTTGGCTTGAACATGCCAAGTCATCTCCTAATCTTACTGTCATAGCTGGAGGAAACTGTGACGATAAAAAAGGATACTATGTGGAGCCCACTATTATTGAAACCAAAGACCCTCAggataaaataatgaatgag GAGATCTTTGGGCCAGTTCTGACTGTCTATGTCTACCCTGAGAATGACTACAAAAAAGTACTGGAGTTGATTGATAACACGTCTCCGTATGCACTAACGGGAGCTGTCTTCGCTCAAGATAA ggctgtTTTGGACGAGGCAGCAAAAGCACTGAGAAACGCAGCAGGAAATTACTATGTTAATGACAAATCGACTGGTTCAGTTGTGGCCCAACAGCCATTTGGAGGCGCCAGAGCATCAG GTACCAACGACAAGCCTGGCGGCCCACACTATGTCCTCAGGTGGACCTCACCGCAGGTTGTGAAGGAGACACATGTTCCGCTCAGAGACTGGAAATACACCTACATGGGCTGA
- the LOC128511603 gene encoding transcription factor HES-5-like, which translates to MAPTARTTTEEKNRKHSLKKPAVEKMRRDRINTGIEKLKLLLKDQLNPKSRLEKADILETAVAYLKNQESLLARACPKQCYAEGFARCLHESARFLMVHNKHAMVNRLSHAVPPNATESLSEMIKDAKSNVTLECTGAIWRPWCTK; encoded by the exons ATGGCTCCTACCGCGCGCACTACGACTGAGGAGAAAAACCGGAAACACAGC TTAAAGAAGCCCGCGGTGGAGAAAATGCGCCGAGATCGCATTAACACCGGGATCGAGAAGCTGAAACTGCTGCTCAAGGACCAACTGAATCCTAAATCCAGGctggaaaaagcggacattttagAGACCGCTGTTGCTTACTTGAAAAACCAGGAGTCATTGTTGGCACGCGCATGTCCGAAGCAGTGCTACGCTGAGGGCTTCGCGCGCTGCTTGCACGAGAGCGCGCGCTTCCTCATGGTGCACAACAAACACGCCATGGTGAACAGGCTGAGTCATGCCGTACCCCCGAATGCGACCGAAAGCCTCAGCGAGATGATAAAGGATGCCAAGAGTAACGTTACCTTAGAATGCACTGGGGCAATTTGGAGACCGTGGTGCACAAAATGA